A window of the Flavobacterium sangjuense genome harbors these coding sequences:
- a CDS encoding FecR family protein, translating to MEEMNETYLSDWLANKITDEQLKELVSAEDFEAFQKIKNTLSNFEFSNPDLEQNFSAVKQKLATKSQAKTKVIPLWRYASIAACLLVMFGLYHFFIAENTITTAFGQTQIITLADHSKVSLNAKSTLVYRNNYSYKRALCLDGEAFFEVEKGSSFTVKTSLGDIHVLGTKFNVIAFKDFFEVKCYEGKVEVTQKGKSIILTHGESVRYYNHTVENWADDTTEKPTWISGETSFKNVPMRYVIDQFKNQYNVEIDYPKTIENIKFTGTFTHKESTVALQTICLPLHLKFGKDQTGKIIISK from the coding sequence TTTATCCGATTGGTTGGCCAATAAAATTACAGACGAACAATTAAAAGAATTGGTTTCGGCAGAAGATTTTGAGGCATTTCAAAAGATAAAAAACACGCTAAGCAATTTTGAATTCAGCAATCCTGATTTGGAACAAAACTTTAGCGCAGTCAAGCAAAAGCTGGCTACTAAAAGTCAAGCTAAAACAAAAGTAATTCCGCTTTGGCGTTATGCTTCGATTGCGGCTTGTTTGCTGGTAATGTTTGGTTTGTATCATTTTTTTATAGCCGAAAATACCATAACAACTGCTTTTGGTCAAACACAAATAATCACCTTGGCCGACCATTCCAAAGTATCTTTAAATGCCAAATCAACACTGGTTTACCGCAACAATTACAGCTACAAACGAGCCTTGTGTCTCGATGGTGAAGCTTTTTTTGAAGTCGAAAAAGGAAGTTCGTTTACTGTAAAAACATCGCTCGGCGATATTCACGTTTTGGGAACCAAATTCAATGTGATAGCATTCAAAGATTTCTTTGAAGTAAAATGTTATGAAGGCAAAGTGGAAGTAACACAAAAAGGAAAATCAATCATTTTAACACACGGAGAAAGCGTTCGCTATTACAATCATACGGTTGAAAATTGGGCAGATGATACAACTGAAAAGCCAACCTGGATTTCGGGAGAAACGTCTTTTAAAAATGTACCGATGCGCTATGTAATTGACCAGTTTAAAAACCAATACAATGTTGAAATCGACTATCCGAAAACCATTGAAAACATAAAATTCACAGGAACTTTTACACATAAAGAATCAACCGTAGCGCTGCAAACCATTTGTTTGCCGTTGCATTTAAAATTTGGCAAAGACCAAACCGGAAAAATTATCATTTCTAAATGA